In one window of Streptomyces sp. FXJ1.172 DNA:
- the lysA gene encoding diaminopimelate decarboxylase, with the protein MTTVHEPTATTAELSVWPASTTESPHGDLSVGGVPLAEIADRFGTPVYVLDEAEVRDRCRTYRNAFPDAQVLYAAKAFLCRAMAHWMAEEGLGLDVCSAGELELAVTTGFPAERIVLHGNAKSPRDLETALRLGVGRIVIDSPSEIARLAAAVGPDGHQKVMVRVVPGISAGGHEKIRTGTEDQKFGLSIADGYAQHAIARILDQPQLELTGLHCHLGSQITSVKPYLVAVRRLVGLMSRLYEQHGLVLPELDLGGGHGIAYRPGEDALDLTALARRVRVELADACATAGLPVPRLIIEPGRAIVGPAGIALYRVLSVKHTGDRVFVAVDGGMSDNPRPALYGVRYAPRLVGRRSTAPPARVTVVGRHCEAGDVLAARAGLPADVRPGDLLAVPVAGAYHLSMASGYNLVGRPPVTAVRDGTARLLVRRESLEDIRGRDVGL; encoded by the coding sequence ATGACCACGGTCCACGAACCCACCGCCACGACCGCCGAGTTGTCGGTGTGGCCCGCCTCCACCACCGAGTCCCCGCACGGCGACCTCAGCGTGGGCGGCGTACCGCTCGCCGAGATCGCCGACCGCTTCGGCACCCCGGTCTACGTCCTCGACGAGGCGGAGGTCCGCGACCGCTGCCGCACCTACCGGAACGCCTTTCCCGACGCCCAAGTCCTCTACGCCGCCAAGGCGTTCCTGTGCCGGGCCATGGCCCACTGGATGGCCGAGGAGGGGCTCGGCCTCGACGTCTGCTCTGCCGGCGAACTCGAACTCGCCGTCACCACCGGCTTCCCCGCCGAGCGGATCGTGCTGCACGGCAACGCCAAGTCCCCCCGCGACCTGGAGACCGCCCTGCGCCTGGGCGTCGGACGAATCGTCATCGACAGCCCCTCCGAGATCGCCCGGCTGGCCGCCGCCGTCGGCCCCGACGGGCACCAGAAGGTGATGGTCCGGGTCGTCCCCGGGATCAGCGCGGGCGGCCACGAGAAGATCCGCACCGGCACCGAGGACCAGAAGTTCGGGCTGTCCATCGCCGACGGCTACGCCCAGCACGCCATAGCCCGCATCCTCGACCAGCCGCAGCTCGAACTCACCGGCCTGCACTGCCACTTGGGCTCCCAGATCACCAGCGTCAAGCCGTACCTGGTCGCCGTACGGCGCCTCGTCGGCCTGATGAGCCGGCTGTACGAGCAGCACGGACTGGTCCTGCCCGAACTCGACCTCGGCGGCGGCCACGGCATCGCCTACCGCCCCGGCGAGGACGCCCTGGACCTGACCGCACTGGCCCGCAGGGTGCGCGTCGAACTGGCCGACGCCTGCGCCACGGCCGGGCTCCCCGTCCCACGCCTGATCATCGAGCCGGGCCGGGCGATCGTGGGCCCCGCGGGCATCGCGCTCTACCGCGTCCTGTCGGTCAAACACACCGGTGACCGCGTCTTCGTGGCGGTCGATGGCGGCATGAGCGACAACCCGCGCCCCGCGCTGTACGGCGTCCGCTACGCGCCGCGGCTGGTGGGCAGGCGCAGCACCGCGCCCCCGGCCCGGGTGACCGTGGTGGGCCGGCACTGCGAGGCGGGCGACGTGCTGGCCGCCCGGGCCGGCTTGCCCGCCGACGTACGCCCCGGCGACCTGCTCGCCGTCCCCGTGGCGGGCGCCTATCACCTCTCGATGGCCTCCGGCTACAACCTGGTCGGCCGCCCGCCGGTGACCGCCGTACGCGACGGCACGGCCCGCCTGCTGGTCCGCCGCGAGTCGCTGGAGGACATCCGCGGCCGGGACGTGGGCCTGTGA
- a CDS encoding SAV_915 family protein, producing MTTVHEPTATTAELSVWPASTTESPHGDLSVGGFTSLLRLTATLGPGRPWIRLAEPALRALTAPLGVTSLTVDPQFTAPAPAPLTPAGAEIPALRSA from the coding sequence ATGACCACGGTCCACGAACCCACCGCCACGACGGCCGAGTTGTCGGTGTGGCCCGCCTCCACCACCGAGTCCCCGCACGGCGACCTCAGCGTGGGCGGCTTCACCTCTCTGCTCCGGCTGACCGCCACGCTCGGCCCCGGCCGGCCGTGGATCCGCCTCGCCGAGCCCGCGCTGCGCGCGCTGACCGCCCCGCTCGGCGTCACTTCCCTCACGGTGGACCCGCAGTTCACCGCCCCGGCCCCCGCACCGCTCACCCCCGCCGGTGCCGAGATCCCCGCCCTGCGGTCCGCCTGA
- a CDS encoding SAV_915 family protein, protein MARLLYGDDPEPSDPVPAGPLYVPVRPGPWGCTAQLFRTPLGDRTAVGFTSLLRLTATLGSGRPWIRLAEPALRALTAPLGVTSLTVDPQFTAPAPAPLTPAGAEIPALRSA, encoded by the coding sequence ATGGCACGACTTCTCTACGGCGACGACCCCGAGCCCTCCGATCCCGTCCCGGCCGGACCCCTGTACGTACCTGTCCGGCCGGGTCCCTGGGGGTGCACGGCCCAGCTCTTCCGCACCCCGCTCGGCGACCGCACCGCCGTCGGCTTCACGTCCCTGCTCCGGCTGACCGCCACGCTCGGCTCCGGCCGGCCGTGGATCCGCCTCGCCGAGCCCGCGCTGCGCGCGCTGACCGCCCCGCTCGGCGTCACTTCCCTCACGGTGGACCCGCAGTTCACCGCCCCGGCCCCCGCACCGCTCACCCCCGCCGGTGCCGAGATCCCCGCCCTGCGGTCCGCCTGA
- a CDS encoding universal stress protein, producing the protein MSDYRPPSAARVVVGVSGSLGSTTALARAAVEARRRGAELWPVLAWEPPEGDLAGRRFPASRAMVPQWEQLARERLVEALREVFGGTGTGLPGQALVVRGAPGRALVRIADREDDVLVIGAGRRGRLHRALWPSVGRYCLAHAVCPVLAVPPSPLESTLASVHRRNTWRLRLDAGRLERESAALPPGGART; encoded by the coding sequence ATGTCCGATTACCGCCCGCCCTCGGCCGCCCGGGTCGTGGTGGGAGTGAGCGGCTCGCTGGGCAGTACGACCGCACTGGCCCGGGCCGCCGTGGAGGCCAGGCGCCGGGGGGCCGAACTCTGGCCGGTGCTGGCGTGGGAGCCCCCGGAGGGCGATCTCGCCGGCCGCAGGTTCCCGGCCTCGAGGGCCATGGTCCCGCAGTGGGAACAGCTCGCGCGCGAGCGGCTCGTCGAGGCGCTGCGGGAGGTGTTCGGCGGCACCGGCACCGGGCTGCCCGGCCAGGCACTGGTCGTCCGGGGCGCTCCCGGACGGGCGCTGGTGCGGATCGCCGACCGGGAGGACGACGTCCTCGTCATCGGTGCCGGACGGCGGGGTCGGCTGCACCGGGCGCTGTGGCCGTCGGTCGGCCGCTACTGCCTCGCGCATGCCGTCTGTCCTGTCCTGGCGGTGCCGCCGTCCCCGCTCGAGTCCACGCTGGCGTCCGTCCACCGCCGCAACACCTGGCGGCTGCGGCTGGACGCCGGGCGGCTGGAGCGGGAGTCAGCGGCGCTGCCGCCCGGCGGCGCACGAACATGA
- a CDS encoding sensor histidine kinase, which translates to MSRGKLRVYLGAAPGVGKTYAMLSEAHRRVERGTDCVVAHVEHHHRPRTEVMLHGLEQIPRKEIEYRGAVFTEMDVDAVLARRPQVTLVDELPHTNIPGSRGTKRWQDVEELLAAGIDVISTVNIQHLESLGDVVESITGVRQQETVPDEVVRRADQIELVDMSPEALRRRMAHGNIYRPDKVDAALANYFRPGNLTALRELALLWVADRVDEYLNEYRREHRVSAIWGSRERIVVGLTGGPEGRTLIRRAARLAEKGAGGEVLAVYISRSDGLTSASPKELTDQRTLVEDLGGTFHHVVGDDIPAALLDFARGVNATQIVLGVSRRRSWQYVFGPGVGATVAVESGPDLDVHLITHDEAGKGRGLPVARGARLGRSRVIQGRLVGVFGPVVLTWLLTSTTADVGLTNDMLLYLALTVAAALLGGLFPALASAVIGSLLLNWYFTPPVHTLTIADPKNIVAIAIFVGVAVSVASVVDLAARRTQQAARLRAESEILSFLAGNVLRGETTLEALLERVRETFGMESVALLERSGETAPWTCAGSVGPRPAGIPEDADVDVPVGDHLALSLSGRVLPAAVRRALAAFAAQAAVVLDRQRLQHEADRAKELAEGNRMRTALLAAVSHDLRTPLAGIKAAVTSLRSDDVEWSAQDRAELLAAIEEGADRLDHLVGNLLDMSRLHTGTVTPIIRETGLDEVVPMALGGVPEDSVELDIPETLPMVHIDRGLLERAVANVVENAVKYSPPGEPVLGFASALADRVELRVVDRGPGVPDEAKDRIFEPFQRYGDAPRGVGVGLGLAVARGFAEAVGGTLHAEDTPGGGLTMVLAVPTAPQRGRPGQPGSEAVMTS; encoded by the coding sequence ATGTCGCGCGGCAAGCTCCGGGTCTACCTCGGCGCGGCACCCGGCGTCGGCAAGACGTACGCGATGCTGTCGGAGGCCCACCGCCGTGTCGAGCGGGGCACCGACTGCGTGGTCGCCCATGTGGAACACCACCACCGGCCGCGCACCGAGGTGATGCTGCACGGCCTGGAACAGATCCCGCGCAAGGAGATCGAGTACCGGGGCGCCGTCTTCACCGAGATGGACGTGGACGCCGTCCTCGCCCGCCGTCCCCAGGTGACGCTCGTGGACGAGCTGCCGCACACCAACATCCCCGGCTCGCGGGGCACCAAGCGCTGGCAGGACGTCGAGGAACTGCTCGCCGCCGGGATCGACGTCATCTCGACCGTCAACATCCAGCACCTGGAGTCGCTGGGCGACGTGGTCGAGTCGATCACCGGCGTGCGGCAGCAGGAGACCGTGCCGGACGAGGTCGTACGGCGGGCCGACCAGATAGAGCTGGTCGACATGTCCCCGGAGGCGCTGCGGCGCCGCATGGCGCACGGCAACATCTACCGGCCGGACAAGGTCGACGCGGCCCTCGCCAACTACTTCCGGCCCGGAAACCTCACCGCACTACGGGAGTTGGCGCTGCTGTGGGTGGCCGACCGGGTCGACGAGTACCTGAACGAGTACCGCCGCGAGCACCGGGTGTCGGCCATCTGGGGCTCGCGCGAGCGGATCGTGGTCGGGCTGACCGGCGGCCCCGAGGGGCGCACCCTGATACGGCGTGCGGCCCGGCTCGCCGAGAAGGGCGCCGGCGGCGAGGTGCTCGCCGTCTACATCTCCCGCAGCGACGGCCTCACTTCGGCCTCACCGAAGGAACTCACCGACCAGCGCACCCTGGTCGAGGACCTCGGCGGCACCTTCCACCACGTGGTCGGCGACGACATACCGGCCGCGCTCCTCGACTTCGCCCGGGGCGTCAACGCCACCCAGATCGTCCTCGGCGTCTCGCGGCGCAGAAGCTGGCAGTACGTCTTCGGGCCGGGTGTCGGCGCCACGGTCGCCGTCGAGTCCGGGCCCGACCTCGACGTCCACCTCATCACCCACGACGAGGCGGGCAAGGGCCGCGGACTCCCGGTCGCCCGCGGCGCGCGCCTCGGCCGCTCCCGGGTCATCCAGGGCCGGCTCGTCGGCGTGTTCGGGCCGGTGGTGCTGACCTGGCTGCTCACCAGCACCACCGCGGACGTCGGCCTCACCAACGACATGCTGCTGTACCTGGCGCTGACGGTGGCGGCGGCCCTGCTCGGCGGCCTGTTCCCGGCGCTGGCCTCGGCGGTGATCGGTTCCCTGCTGCTGAACTGGTACTTCACCCCGCCCGTCCACACCCTGACGATCGCCGACCCGAAGAACATCGTCGCCATAGCGATCTTCGTCGGGGTCGCGGTGTCCGTGGCGTCGGTCGTGGACCTCGCGGCCCGGCGCACCCAGCAGGCGGCCCGGTTGCGCGCCGAGTCGGAGATCCTGTCCTTCCTCGCCGGGAACGTGCTGCGCGGCGAGACCACGCTGGAGGCGCTGCTGGAGCGGGTGCGCGAGACCTTCGGGATGGAGTCGGTCGCGCTGCTGGAGCGGTCGGGCGAGACGGCCCCGTGGACCTGCGCCGGCAGCGTGGGCCCCCGGCCCGCCGGGATCCCCGAGGACGCCGACGTCGACGTGCCCGTGGGCGACCACCTGGCCCTGTCCCTGAGCGGCCGGGTGCTGCCCGCCGCCGTCCGCCGGGCCCTGGCCGCGTTCGCCGCGCAGGCCGCCGTCGTGCTGGACCGCCAGCGCCTGCAGCACGAGGCCGACCGGGCCAAGGAGCTGGCCGAGGGCAACCGCATGCGGACCGCGCTGCTCGCCGCCGTGAGCCACGACCTGCGCACCCCGCTCGCCGGCATCAAGGCCGCAGTGACGTCGCTGCGTTCCGACGACGTCGAGTGGTCCGCGCAGGACCGGGCCGAGCTGCTCGCGGCCATCGAGGAGGGCGCCGATCGCCTCGACCACCTCGTCGGCAACCTGCTCGACATGTCCCGCCTCCATACCGGCACGGTCACCCCGATCATCCGCGAGACCGGCCTCGACGAGGTGGTCCCGATGGCGCTCGGCGGGGTGCCCGAGGACAGCGTGGAGCTGGACATCCCCGAGACGCTGCCCATGGTGCACATCGACCGGGGGCTGCTGGAGCGGGCCGTCGCCAACGTCGTCGAGAACGCCGTCAAGTACAGCCCACCCGGGGAGCCGGTCCTGGGCTTCGCCAGCGCTCTCGCCGACCGGGTGGAGCTGCGGGTGGTCGACCGCGGACCCGGTGTCCCGGACGAGGCCAAGGACCGCATCTTCGAACCCTTCCAGCGCTACGGCGACGCCCCACGTGGTGTCGGCGTCGGCCTCGGCCTGGCGGTCGCCCGGGGCTTCGCGGAGGCCGTCGGGGGGACACTGCACGCCGAGGACACACCGGGCGGCGGACTCACGATGGTGCTGGCCGTACCGACGGCACCGCAACGGGGACGTCCGGGACAGCCGGGGTCGGAGGCGGTGATGACGTCCTGA
- a CDS encoding APC family permease: protein MSVLTTEQPDAVPAGEEPPDTGERHRLTTVTGLAALSLDAMASVAYGPEAIVLVLAAAGAHGLGFTMPVTLAIAALLAVLVASYRQVIAAFPDGGGSYAVAKTHLGARTSLVAAASLVLDYVLNVAVAVTAGVAALTSAFPSLYADRLWLCLAVLVLITGVNLRGIVESAKAFIVPTVVFVGSIFVLIAVGLFRSHPVSTATAAGHASVLADNASSVGALLLLKAFASGCAALTGVEAIANAVPSFRVPRVRRAQRAEVALGAVLGLMLVGLSVLIGRFHLQPVAGVTVLAQLADASLGHNWAFYVIQFATMILLALSANTSFGGLPVLLKLLARDNYAPHVFALKADRQVHRHGVLALAVVSAALLVFSGGDTNTLVPMFAIGVFVGFTVAQVGMVRHWRLERSPGWRGKALLNGFGAVLTGIATVVVTASKFTEGAWLIVIALPLLVAAFETVHRAYGRIGERLGLGRIPRAPHRDRSLVVVPVSTLSRLTSEALTAAASLGDEVRAVTVCYPDPEDRAQLHALERAWADWDPGVELVRLSCARRTLGKPIAAYVRDVAAAEPGTRVTVLIPEAEPERLWQRLLQNQRGAVVAHTVRRETDAVICRLRFRL from the coding sequence ATGTCCGTCCTGACCACCGAGCAGCCGGATGCCGTTCCCGCCGGTGAGGAGCCGCCCGATACCGGGGAGCGGCACCGGCTCACCACCGTCACCGGGCTCGCCGCGCTCTCGCTGGACGCCATGGCGTCGGTGGCCTACGGCCCCGAGGCGATCGTGCTCGTCCTCGCCGCCGCCGGCGCGCACGGGCTGGGCTTCACCATGCCCGTCACGCTGGCCATCGCCGCCCTGCTCGCCGTGCTCGTGGCCTCCTACCGGCAGGTCATCGCGGCCTTCCCGGACGGCGGCGGGTCGTATGCCGTCGCGAAGACGCACCTGGGGGCGCGAACCAGTCTGGTCGCCGCCGCCTCGCTCGTCCTCGACTACGTCCTCAACGTCGCCGTCGCCGTCACCGCCGGTGTGGCCGCGCTGACCTCCGCCTTCCCGTCCCTGTACGCCGACCGGCTGTGGCTGTGCCTGGCCGTGCTCGTCCTGATCACGGGCGTCAATCTGCGCGGGATCGTGGAGTCCGCGAAGGCGTTCATCGTGCCGACCGTCGTCTTCGTCGGCTCGATCTTCGTCCTCATCGCCGTGGGTCTGTTCCGCTCCCACCCGGTGAGCACGGCGACGGCGGCCGGGCACGCCTCGGTCCTCGCCGACAACGCCTCCTCCGTGGGCGCGCTGCTTCTGCTGAAAGCCTTCGCTTCCGGGTGTGCCGCGCTGACCGGCGTGGAGGCCATCGCCAACGCCGTGCCCTCCTTCCGGGTGCCGCGCGTCCGGCGGGCGCAGCGGGCCGAGGTCGCGCTCGGCGCCGTACTCGGGCTCATGCTGGTCGGCCTGTCGGTGCTCATCGGCCGCTTCCACCTCCAGCCGGTGGCGGGGGTCACGGTCCTGGCCCAGCTCGCGGACGCCTCCCTCGGCCACAACTGGGCGTTCTACGTCATCCAGTTCGCGACGATGATCCTGCTGGCCCTGTCGGCGAACACCTCCTTCGGCGGGCTCCCGGTGCTGCTGAAGCTGCTCGCCCGGGACAACTACGCCCCGCACGTCTTCGCCCTGAAGGCCGACCGGCAGGTGCACCGGCACGGTGTCCTCGCGCTCGCCGTCGTCTCGGCCGCGCTGCTGGTGTTCTCCGGCGGCGACACCAACACCCTGGTGCCGATGTTCGCGATCGGCGTCTTCGTCGGCTTCACGGTCGCCCAGGTGGGCATGGTCCGGCACTGGCGGCTCGAGCGGAGCCCCGGCTGGCGCGGGAAGGCGCTGCTGAACGGCTTCGGGGCCGTGCTCACCGGCATCGCTACCGTCGTCGTCACGGCGAGCAAGTTCACCGAAGGTGCCTGGCTGATCGTGATCGCCCTGCCGCTGCTGGTTGCCGCCTTCGAGACCGTGCACCGCGCCTACGGCCGGATCGGCGAGCGGCTCGGCCTCGGCCGGATCCCGAGGGCCCCGCACCGCGACCGCTCGCTGGTGGTCGTGCCGGTGTCCACGCTGTCCCGGCTGACATCCGAGGCGCTGACCGCGGCCGCCTCCCTCGGTGACGAGGTCCGTGCGGTGACCGTGTGCTACCCGGACCCCGAGGACCGGGCCCAGCTGCACGCCCTGGAGCGCGCCTGGGCCGACTGGGACCCCGGGGTGGAGCTGGTACGGCTGTCCTGCGCCCGGCGTACCCTCGGCAAGCCCATCGCCGCCTACGTGCGTGACGTGGCCGCCGCCGAGCCGGGCACCCGGGTCACGGTGCTGATCCCGGAGGCCGAGCCGGAACGGTTGTGGCAGCGGCTGCTGCAGAACCAGCGGGGTGCCGTGGTCGCCCACACCGTGCGCCGGGAGACGGACGCGGTGATCTGCCGACTGCGGTTCCGGCTGTGA